Proteins found in one Campylobacter lari genomic segment:
- a CDS encoding MetQ/NlpA family ABC transporter substrate-binding protein — protein MKLLKLLTASTILGASLFANEVITVGATPVPHAEILEQTKDLLKKEGYTLEIKEFNDYVLPNLSTDSKELDANFFQHQPYLDEFNANKGTKLISVAKIHIEPMAVYSKKYKNIQDLPQNATIAVPNDPTNESRALDIIASTKLVSFENSTLKTPLDIKDNPKNIKFKELKAAQLPRALDDVDFAVINSNYALSANLNPVKDSILIESKESPYANILVTTQDNKDNPKIKALVKALQSQKVKDFINEKYQGAVVPAF, from the coding sequence ATGAAATTGTTAAAATTGCTCACTGCAAGCACAATTTTAGGTGCAAGTTTATTTGCTAATGAAGTTATTACTGTAGGTGCGACACCTGTTCCTCATGCTGAAATTTTAGAACAAACTAAAGATTTGCTAAAAAAAGAAGGTTACACATTAGAAATTAAAGAATTTAACGACTATGTTTTACCAAATCTTAGTACAGATAGTAAAGAACTTGATGCGAATTTCTTCCAACATCAGCCTTATTTAGATGAGTTTAATGCCAATAAAGGCACAAAATTAATTAGCGTTGCAAAAATTCACATTGAGCCAATGGCTGTTTATTCTAAAAAATATAAAAACATCCAAGATCTTCCACAAAATGCCACCATAGCTGTGCCAAATGATCCAACAAATGAAAGCAGAGCTTTGGATATTATCGCTAGTACTAAACTAGTTAGTTTTGAAAATAGCACATTAAAAACTCCACTTGATATTAAAGATAATCCAAAAAATATCAAATTTAAAGAATTAAAAGCAGCACAACTTCCAAGAGCTTTAGATGATGTTGATTTTGCAGTAATTAATTCAAACTATGCTTTATCAGCAAATTTAAATCCTGTAAAAGATTCTATTTTAATAGAAAGTAAAGAGAGTCCTTATGCAAATATCTTAGTAACCACTCAAGATAATAAAGACAACCCTAAAATCAAAGCTTTAGTAAAGGCTTTACAAAGCCAAAAAGTAAAAGATTTTATCAATGAAAAATACCAAGGTGCAGTAGTCCCTGCATTTTAA